Proteins encoded together in one Campylobacter peloridis LMG 23910 window:
- the era gene encoding GTPase Era, with protein sequence MKSGFISIVGRTNAGKSSILNSLLEEKIAMVSHKQNATRRKINAIVMYENHQLIFIDTPGLHASSKAMNQLMIDLAIKSIADCDVILFVASIYDDIKDYENFLSLNPKAPHIVLINKVDLVKKEVLLKKLSEYAKFSPYFSAIIPYSTKQKFYKKVLLDEMIKYLPEHPYYFDPEFITTTNEKDIYRDFILEAIYENLSDEIPYSSEVKIEKIKELKQINYINAMIITDSNSHKAMILGKDGATIKRIGKDARIKIEKFAQKKIMLKLFVQLEKNWHKNEQNLKKILYDE encoded by the coding sequence GTGAAAAGTGGTTTTATAAGTATAGTGGGTAGAACTAATGCTGGAAAAAGTTCTATCCTTAATTCTTTATTAGAAGAAAAAATCGCTATGGTTTCTCATAAACAAAATGCCACTAGAAGAAAAATTAATGCCATTGTAATGTATGAAAATCATCAGCTTATATTTATAGACACTCCAGGGTTACATGCAAGCTCTAAGGCTATGAATCAACTTATGATAGATTTAGCGATTAAAAGTATTGCAGATTGTGATGTGATATTATTTGTAGCTAGTATTTACGATGATATCAAAGATTATGAGAATTTTTTAAGTTTAAATCCCAAAGCACCACATATAGTTTTAATCAATAAAGTTGATTTGGTAAAAAAAGAAGTTTTGCTTAAGAAATTAAGTGAATATGCTAAATTTAGCCCATATTTTAGTGCTATTATCCCTTATTCTACCAAGCAAAAATTTTATAAAAAAGTTCTTTTAGATGAAATGATTAAATATTTGCCTGAACATCCATATTATTTTGATCCAGAATTTATCACTACCACCAATGAAAAGGATATTTATAGGGATTTTATCTTAGAAGCTATATATGAAAATTTAAGTGATGAAATTCCATATAGTAGTGAGGTAAAAATAGAAAAGATTAAAGAATTAAAACAAATTAATTATATTAATGCTATGATTATTACAGATAGTAATTCCCATAAAGCAATGATATTAGGCAAAGATGGAGCAACCATCAAACGCATAGGAAAAGATGCAAGGATAAAGATTGAAAAATTTGCACAAAAAAAAATAATGCTAAAATTGTTTGTCCAACTTGAAAAAAATTGGCATAAAAATGAACAAAATCTGAAAAAAATTCTCTATGATGAATAA
- the fliS gene encoding flagellar export chaperone FliS, translated as MLNSAVYNAYSQSQAGVESQEKLIEMLYGGILRFASRIKIAIQNDNIEERVYYVKRASAIFIELINCLDYDKGGEVAHYLSGLYTRELQLLSLANIENNEARVDEVINVVKGLLEAWREVHQK; from the coding sequence ATGTTAAATAGTGCAGTTTATAATGCATATTCACAAAGTCAAGCAGGTGTAGAATCTCAAGAAAAACTTATAGAAATGTTATATGGAGGGATTTTACGCTTTGCTAGTAGAATAAAAATAGCTATACAAAATGATAATATAGAAGAAAGAGTGTATTATGTAAAAAGAGCTAGTGCTATTTTTATTGAGCTTATTAATTGTCTTGATTATGATAAAGGAGGAGAGGTTGCACATTATTTAAGTGGTTTATACACAAGAGAATTGCAACTTCTTTCTTTAGCAAACATAGAAAACAATGAAGCAAGAGTAGATGAAGTTATTAATGTAGTAAAAGGTTTATTAGAAGCTTGGAGAGAAGTGCATCAAAAATGA
- the hslV gene encoding ATP-dependent protease subunit HslV, with the protein MFHATTILAYKGKKKSVIGGDGQVSFGNTVLKNNAVKIRKLNNGKVLAGFAGSTADAFNLFDMFENLLSSSKGDLLKAAIDFSKEWRKDKYLRKLEAMMLVLDREHIFLLSGTGDVVEPEDGAIAAIGSGGNYALSAARALAKHSNLDEENLVKESLQIAGEICIYTNTNIKTFVIEDE; encoded by the coding sequence ATGTTTCACGCAACAACGATTTTAGCGTATAAGGGCAAGAAAAAATCTGTTATTGGCGGTGATGGGCAAGTTAGCTTTGGAAACACCGTTTTAAAAAACAATGCAGTAAAAATTAGAAAATTAAACAATGGAAAGGTTTTAGCAGGTTTTGCAGGAAGCACAGCAGATGCGTTTAATCTTTTTGATATGTTTGAAAATTTGCTTTCAAGTTCTAAGGGGGATTTGCTAAAAGCTGCGATTGATTTTTCAAAAGAGTGGCGTAAGGATAAATACTTAAGAAAATTAGAAGCAATGATGTTAGTATTGGATAGAGAGCATATATTTTTACTCTCAGGAACAGGAGATGTGGTTGAGCCTGAAGATGGAGCCATAGCTGCTATTGGTAGTGGTGGTAATTACGCACTTTCTGCTGCAAGAGCTTTAGCAAAACATTCCAATTTAGATGAAGAAAATTTAGTAAAAGAAAGCTTGCAAATAGCTGGTGAAATTTGCATTTATACAAATACCAATATCAAAACTTTTGTAATCGAGGATGAGTAA
- a CDS encoding menaquinone biosynthesis decarboxylase, translating into MQKFIELLEKNNLLKTIHEPVDIELEMAHLAYIEVKKEDSKALLFTNAVKNDKKYNYPVLLNTFCNEKALNLAFGRSYEEVAKEINSLLKMHIPQNFGAKLNFFKTLLDLKNIPPKRIKKDGEFIYKSLNSLHEIPILKTWEKDAASFITMGQVYTQSLDGKQNNLGMYRLQVVDEKTLLMHWQIHKDASHFFHEYKKANQKMPVSIAIGGDPLYIWCAQAPLPKGIFELLLYGFIKKKPAILSKCKSNHLYVPYDSDFVIEGFVDPNEFAPEGPFGDHTGFYTPVEPCPVLKVEKIFAKKNAIYQATVVGKPPLEDKYMGLGTERVFLPLLQTNAPDLLDYNMPENGVFHNLILAKIEAKYPAHAKQIMHTFWGVGQMSFVKHAIFVDENAPCLKDYDKLIPYILNRFDEEKLLISEGICDQLDHASSTYCYGGKAGLDACGDEKKIKLEILSDEALLSLFKEKDQNILNLKQFYTQTFAPICVILIDKKEKIIQIFEKLQNYKKHFRILVFLDTDAILKNPYMLVWRVVNNIDAKRDIFIKKDCIAIDATNKGLLEDYHKEWPLMTNCSKEVIDRLIARNLLINDEKLFKKFEIF; encoded by the coding sequence ATGCAAAAATTCATAGAACTTTTAGAAAAAAATAATTTATTAAAAACCATACATGAGCCAGTAGATATAGAACTTGAAATGGCACATTTAGCTTATATAGAAGTTAAAAAAGAAGACTCTAAAGCCTTGCTTTTTACTAATGCAGTAAAAAATGATAAAAAATACAATTATCCTGTTCTTTTAAATACTTTTTGTAACGAAAAAGCTTTGAATTTAGCATTTGGAAGAAGTTATGAAGAAGTAGCTAAAGAAATTAATTCCTTACTTAAAATGCATATACCACAAAACTTTGGAGCAAAATTAAATTTTTTCAAAACCTTGCTTGATTTAAAAAATATCCCACCAAAACGCATTAAAAAAGATGGAGAGTTTATCTATAAAAGTTTAAATTCTTTACATGAAATACCTATTTTAAAAACCTGGGAAAAAGACGCTGCGTCTTTTATCACCATGGGACAAGTTTATACTCAAAGCTTAGATGGTAAGCAAAATAATCTTGGAATGTATCGTCTGCAAGTAGTTGATGAAAAAACCTTGCTTATGCATTGGCAAATTCACAAAGATGCAAGCCATTTTTTCCATGAGTATAAAAAAGCAAATCAAAAAATGCCAGTAAGCATAGCCATAGGTGGAGATCCTTTATATATTTGGTGCGCTCAAGCACCTTTACCAAAAGGAATTTTTGAGCTTTTGCTTTATGGTTTTATCAAGAAAAAACCTGCTATTTTATCAAAATGCAAAAGCAATCACCTTTATGTGCCTTATGATAGTGACTTTGTAATTGAGGGTTTTGTAGATCCAAATGAATTTGCACCTGAGGGTCCTTTTGGGGATCATACGGGTTTTTATACCCCTGTTGAACCTTGTCCTGTTTTAAAAGTAGAAAAAATCTTTGCTAAAAAAAATGCGATTTATCAAGCCACCGTTGTTGGTAAACCACCTTTGGAAGATAAATACATGGGACTTGGTACAGAAAGGGTGTTTTTACCACTACTTCAAACCAATGCACCTGATTTGCTTGATTATAATATGCCTGAAAATGGAGTTTTTCATAATTTAATTCTAGCTAAAATAGAAGCAAAATACCCAGCACATGCTAAACAAATAATGCATACTTTTTGGGGGGTAGGGCAAATGAGTTTTGTTAAACATGCAATTTTTGTTGATGAAAATGCACCTTGTCTAAAAGATTATGATAAACTCATACCTTATATACTTAATCGCTTTGATGAAGAAAAATTACTTATTAGTGAAGGAATTTGTGATCAGCTTGATCATGCTTCAAGCACTTATTGCTATGGTGGTAAAGCAGGACTTGATGCATGTGGTGATGAAAAAAAAATCAAGCTTGAAATTCTAAGCGATGAAGCTTTACTTTCGCTTTTTAAGGAAAAAGATCAAAATATTTTAAATTTAAAACAATTTTACACCCAAACTTTTGCTCCAATTTGTGTGATTTTAATTGATAAAAAAGAAAAAATTATTCAAATTTTTGAAAAACTACAAAATTATAAAAAACATTTTAGAATTTTAGTTTTTTTAGATACAGATGCTATTTTAAAAAATCCTTACATGCTAGTATGGCGTGTGGTAAATAATATCGATGCAAAAAGAGATATTTTTATCAAAAAAGATTGTATTGCAATCGATGCGACAAATAAAGGATTATTAGAAGATTATCATAAAGAATGGCCTTTAATGACAAATTGTTCCAAAGAAGTTATAGATAGGCTTATTGCAAGAAATTTACTTATAAATGATGAAAAATTATTCAAAAAGTTTGAAATTTTTTAA
- the fliD gene encoding flagellar filament capping protein FliD produces the protein MAVGSLGSLGIGSGVLTSDTLNKLKEAEMNANLKFYNSQLETNGLRQKDLAELEAKLLAFQTAVNSLGDASQFNQKKVSPSVSGDSAAASLTVGSLSNLTNMKVIVDQLAQKDVYQSNGFKDKTSSVLQNLGLSGTKSFTITQNGKEYKIEIDQSTTVAQLAEKINSATGGKVEAKIVNTGDKENPYRLVVQSKDTGTQNNISFSGDEDLLKGMGWELDKNSISAGGLFGFRQTGNADKTQISGTLISRPNGGDKLLNSGDGKTSLTFVVKNGDTYDRYTIDIDENTTYDSLAEQISKTTNGKVKLELSDTGATFKTTNGAELGIFDGGYATDKEGNIDKANYIRDEKATSLLSNKFGITLDTSTPQGYNVKTDNENHIQKGMDAIFSVDGVKMTRPTNNITDIAPDVTLELKQKGEISFNVTQDTAAIAESLQNLATAYNDLMINLTAATKYDPDAGTKGNFVGVSAISNIKSEVNNILLKSITVDGTITIGDSETSEGTKISSKVSLSLADYGLTISNGTMTFDSAKFNTKFNEDPEMAERFFVGSNGFEDINLSGEKVGGFASKNPSGIDFKDSEFKIIYNDETIDLSKTKNGDPFVLTGSTDEEMAQNLVDHINSFGIEGLEASFEIINQGSGDQKIQFKIKGTSGSDLEIQGKEDFLKQFGLSPKTMYSNWKEETGTFGILKNTMREMMSSEGSFGGYKTSLTKESKNLNETIENTKNSIDTKYDTMWSTWAAYDSIISKLNNQASVIANMINAANNQNS, from the coding sequence ATGGCAGTAGGTAGCTTAGGTAGTTTAGGTATTGGTTCAGGAGTTTTAACAAGTGATACTTTAAACAAACTTAAAGAAGCGGAAATGAATGCGAATTTGAAATTTTATAATTCGCAACTTGAAACTAATGGTTTAAGACAAAAAGATTTAGCAGAGCTTGAAGCTAAGCTACTTGCATTTCAAACTGCTGTAAATAGCCTTGGAGATGCTTCGCAATTTAATCAAAAAAAAGTTTCTCCTAGTGTAAGTGGTGATAGTGCTGCTGCAAGTTTAACTGTAGGTTCCTTATCTAACCTTACCAATATGAAAGTAATTGTTGATCAGCTTGCTCAAAAAGATGTGTATCAAAGTAATGGTTTTAAAGATAAAACATCTTCTGTTTTGCAAAATTTAGGTTTAAGTGGTACCAAGTCATTTACAATTACTCAAAATGGAAAAGAATATAAAATTGAAATAGATCAAAGTACTACTGTAGCTCAACTTGCCGAAAAAATCAACTCTGCTACAGGTGGTAAAGTAGAAGCTAAAATAGTCAATACCGGAGACAAAGAAAATCCTTATCGTTTAGTAGTGCAAAGTAAAGATACTGGAACACAAAATAATATCTCATTTTCAGGTGATGAAGATCTTTTAAAAGGTATGGGTTGGGAACTTGATAAAAATAGTATTAGTGCTGGCGGATTGTTTGGTTTTAGGCAAACAGGAAATGCAGATAAAACTCAAATTAGCGGAACTCTTATTTCTAGACCAAACGGAGGCGATAAATTATTAAATTCTGGAGATGGTAAAACATCTTTAACTTTTGTTGTTAAAAATGGTGATACTTATGATAGATACACCATAGATATTGATGAAAATACTACATATGATAGTTTAGCTGAACAAATTAGTAAAACAACCAATGGTAAAGTTAAATTAGAACTTAGTGATACAGGTGCAACTTTCAAAACAACTAATGGAGCTGAACTTGGAATTTTTGATGGTGGTTATGCGACAGATAAAGAAGGAAATATTGATAAAGCAAATTATATTAGAGATGAAAAAGCTACTTCTTTATTAAGTAATAAATTTGGAATCACCTTAGATACTAGCACTCCGCAAGGTTATAATGTAAAAACAGATAATGAAAACCATATACAAAAAGGTATGGATGCTATCTTTAGTGTAGATGGTGTTAAAATGACTAGACCAACTAATAACATCACAGATATTGCTCCTGATGTTACTTTAGAGCTTAAACAAAAAGGCGAAATTAGCTTTAATGTTACACAAGATACCGCTGCTATTGCAGAATCTTTACAAAATTTAGCAACTGCTTATAATGATTTAATGATTAATCTTACTGCTGCTACGAAATACGATCCTGATGCAGGAACTAAAGGAAATTTCGTAGGTGTTAGTGCGATTTCTAATATCAAATCAGAGGTCAATAATATATTACTTAAATCTATCACAGTCGATGGAACTATTACGATAGGTGATAGCGAAACTTCAGAAGGAACAAAAATATCCTCTAAAGTTAGTCTTTCATTGGCTGATTATGGATTAACTATATCTAATGGAACTATGACTTTTGATTCTGCTAAATTTAATACAAAATTTAATGAAGATCCAGAAATGGCAGAAAGATTTTTTGTTGGAAGTAATGGTTTTGAAGATATCAATTTAAGTGGAGAAAAAGTTGGCGGTTTTGCTAGTAAAAATCCAAGTGGTATAGATTTTAAAGATTCTGAATTTAAAATTATTTATAATGATGAAACTATAGATTTAAGCAAAACAAAAAATGGAGATCCATTTGTTTTAACGGGAAGCACAGATGAAGAAATGGCTCAAAATTTGGTAGATCATATCAATAGTTTTGGTATAGAAGGATTGGAGGCTAGTTTTGAAATTATCAACCAAGGAAGTGGTGATCAAAAAATTCAATTCAAAATCAAAGGAACTTCAGGAAGTGATTTAGAAATTCAAGGCAAAGAAGATTTTTTAAAACAATTTGGTTTAAGTCCTAAAACTATGTATTCAAATTGGAAAGAAGAAACTGGTACTTTTGGGATATTAAAAAATACTATGAGAGAAATGATGAGCTCGGAAGGTTCTTTTGGTGGGTATAAAACATCATTAACAAAAGAATCAAAGAATTTAAACGAAACCATAGAAAACACTAAAAACTCTATTGATACAAAATATGACACTATGTGGTCAACTTGGGCTGCTTATGATAGTATTATTTCTAAATTAAATAATCAAGCAAGTGTTATTGCAAACATGATTAATGCAGCAAATAATCAAAATTCTTAA
- the hslU gene encoding ATP-dependent protease ATPase subunit HslU, with product MNLTPKEIVNFLDDYVIGQKNAKKIIAIALRNRYRRMQLSPELQDDIMPKNILMIGSTGVGKTEIARRLAKMMGLPFIKVEASKYTEVGFVGRDVESMVRDLANAALNLVKNEQREKNREKIDEFIENKILEKLLPPLPKGVSEEKEQEYKNSLEKMRTKLQAGDLDDSVIEVEVSQSVFDTNPNLPPEMGAMQDIVKVIGVGNKKVKKEMKIKDARMALAQEASEKILDMESIKGEALRRAENEGIIFIDEIDKVAVSSSNSNRQDPSKEGVQRDLLPIVEGSTIQTKFGPLKTDHILFIAAGAFHLSKPSDLIPELQGRFPLRVELDSLNEDALYQILTRPKNSLLTQYIELLKTENVELVFEDEAIKEIAKIASKANEEMQDIGARRLHTVIEKLLEDISFEADEYAGKTYKIDDFKVQVKLGDIIENKDLARYIL from the coding sequence ATGAATTTAACCCCAAAAGAAATAGTTAATTTTTTAGATGATTATGTTATAGGACAAAAAAATGCTAAAAAAATCATAGCCATAGCTTTGAGAAATCGTTATAGAAGAATGCAACTTAGCCCTGAACTTCAAGATGATATCATGCCAAAAAATATCTTGATGATAGGTTCAACTGGAGTTGGAAAAACAGAGATTGCAAGAAGGCTTGCTAAGATGATGGGGCTTCCTTTTATCAAGGTTGAAGCAAGCAAATACACTGAAGTAGGTTTTGTGGGGCGTGATGTTGAAAGTATGGTTAGGGATTTAGCGAATGCGGCTTTAAATTTAGTTAAAAACGAGCAAAGAGAAAAAAATCGTGAAAAAATCGATGAATTTATAGAAAATAAAATTTTAGAAAAATTACTTCCACCTTTGCCAAAAGGGGTGAGCGAAGAAAAAGAACAAGAATATAAAAATTCTTTAGAAAAAATGCGAACAAAACTTCAAGCTGGGGATTTAGATGATAGTGTGATTGAAGTTGAAGTTTCGCAAAGTGTTTTTGACACAAATCCAAATTTACCGCCTGAAATGGGCGCTATGCAAGATATTGTTAAAGTAATTGGAGTAGGCAATAAAAAAGTTAAAAAAGAAATGAAAATTAAAGATGCGAGAATGGCTTTGGCTCAAGAAGCGAGTGAAAAAATTCTTGATATGGAAAGCATTAAAGGTGAAGCTTTAAGAAGGGCTGAAAATGAAGGAATTATTTTTATAGATGAAATAGACAAGGTGGCAGTTTCAAGTTCAAATTCAAATCGCCAAGATCCTAGCAAAGAAGGAGTTCAAAGAGATTTATTACCTATAGTAGAAGGTAGCACTATACAAACTAAATTTGGTCCTTTAAAAACTGATCATATTTTATTTATCGCAGCAGGTGCTTTTCATTTGAGTAAGCCAAGTGATTTGATTCCTGAGCTTCAAGGGCGTTTTCCATTAAGAGTTGAACTTGATTCTTTAAATGAGGATGCTTTGTATCAAATTTTAACAAGACCTAAAAATTCTTTATTAACTCAGTATATTGAGCTTTTAAAAACTGAAAATGTAGAACTTGTTTTTGAAGATGAAGCTATAAAGGAAATAGCAAAAATCGCCAGCAAAGCAAATGAAGAAATGCAAGATATAGGTGCAAGACGCTTACATACTGTTATAGAGAAGTTGTTAGAAGATATAAGTTTTGAAGCAGATGAATATGCTGGAAAAACTTATAAAATAGATGATTTTAAGGTTCAAGTAAAGCTAGGAGATATTATAGAAAATAAAGACTTAGCTAGGTATATTTTGTGA
- a CDS encoding FlaG family protein, with product MDISSIQRDSLSHFNNTKNIERTSHENSTQTSLNNQDENLSQKLKDATEKLNRQMETLGTNVRFAFNDKINEMYVNVTEKDSGKLIRKIPSEEVMKLIEHFKGVIGTIFDKES from the coding sequence ATGGACATTAGTAGTATTCAAAGAGATAGTCTAAGTCATTTTAATAATACAAAAAATATTGAAAGAACATCTCATGAAAATAGCACACAAACTAGCTTAAATAATCAGGATGAGAATTTAAGTCAAAAGTTAAAAGATGCTACAGAAAAACTTAATAGACAAATGGAAACATTAGGAACAAATGTTCGATTTGCGTTTAATGATAAAATCAATGAAATGTATGTTAATGTAACAGAAAAAGATAGTGGAAAACTTATACGCAAAATTCCTAGTGAAGAAGTTATGAAATTAATAGAGCATTTCAAAGGTGTTATTGGAACTATTTTTGATAAGGAGAGTTAA
- a CDS encoding proline--tRNA ligase → MMRFSQFYAISSKENPKDATLPSHIFLVKGAFVEQIGSGLYNFLPLGKRVLDKIKNIIKEEMDKAGALEVNLSFNTPAELWKESGRFNVFGKELLRFKDRKENDFVLGPTHEEAMVALVRNKINSYKQLPLHLYQIGLKFRDEARPRFGLLRCREFLMKDGYSFHASEADLDKEFNLMHETYSKILTRLGLDFRAVEADSGAIGGSGSKEFMVLAKNGEDDILLCEHCDYAANIEAAKRAKKTCKDERPEADFATQFYTPNVKTIEELAEFFKINPYYSIKAIAKKAIYENEEKIVIFFIRGDDELQDVKALNAANALELTDVSEEELEKIGLTPGFIGFVNLHGVDFYIDCELENETNMIIGANKKDYHLVGINVVNLNKERFKDLIAVKEHDLCPKCQHKLKQSKGIEVGHIFKLGNKYSKAMNASYLDENGKAQFFTMGCYGMGVSRLVAVAIEASHDEKGCIWNKTLAPFVLDIIVSNTKDAKAMEFAEQIYTHFKDKEILFDDRNERFGVKINDFELMGFPYALVIGKGLENDEVELIHRNTLEKQVLKTQEIISYLEKIL, encoded by the coding sequence ATCATGAGATTTAGTCAATTTTATGCTATTAGTTCAAAAGAAAATCCAAAAGATGCTACTTTGCCAAGTCATATATTTTTAGTTAAAGGTGCATTTGTAGAACAAATTGGAAGTGGTTTGTATAATTTTTTACCTTTAGGAAAAAGAGTTTTAGATAAGATTAAAAATATCATCAAAGAAGAAATGGATAAAGCAGGAGCTTTAGAAGTAAATTTAAGCTTTAACACCCCAGCTGAACTTTGGAAAGAAAGTGGGAGATTTAATGTTTTTGGTAAGGAACTTTTACGCTTTAAAGATAGAAAAGAAAATGATTTTGTTTTAGGGCCAACTCACGAAGAAGCCATGGTAGCACTAGTTAGAAATAAAATAAATTCTTATAAGCAACTTCCCTTGCATTTGTATCAAATAGGGCTTAAATTTAGAGATGAAGCCAGACCTAGGTTTGGACTTTTAAGATGTAGAGAATTTTTAATGAAAGATGGTTATAGTTTTCATGCAAGTGAAGCAGATTTAGATAAAGAATTTAACCTTATGCATGAAACTTATAGCAAAATTCTTACGCGATTAGGGCTTGATTTTAGAGCAGTTGAAGCTGATAGTGGCGCAATTGGCGGAAGTGGTTCAAAAGAATTTATGGTTTTAGCTAAAAATGGTGAGGATGATATATTATTATGTGAACATTGTGATTATGCAGCAAATATTGAAGCAGCAAAAAGAGCTAAAAAAACTTGTAAAGATGAAAGACCAGAAGCTGATTTTGCGACACAATTTTATACTCCAAATGTAAAAACTATAGAAGAATTAGCTGAATTTTTTAAAATCAATCCCTACTATAGCATCAAAGCTATTGCTAAAAAAGCTATTTATGAAAATGAAGAAAAAATCGTGATATTCTTTATACGCGGTGATGATGAATTGCAAGATGTGAAAGCTTTAAATGCGGCAAATGCCTTAGAACTAACAGATGTTAGCGAGGAAGAGTTGGAAAAAATAGGTTTAACTCCTGGTTTTATAGGTTTTGTAAATTTACATGGAGTTGACTTTTATATAGATTGTGAGCTTGAAAACGAAACTAATATGATTATAGGAGCCAATAAAAAAGATTATCATTTAGTTGGAATTAATGTTGTAAATTTAAATAAAGAACGCTTTAAAGATCTTATAGCTGTAAAAGAGCATGATCTTTGTCCAAAATGCCAACATAAACTTAAACAAAGTAAAGGTATAGAAGTAGGGCATATTTTTAAACTTGGTAATAAATACTCAAAAGCAATGAATGCAAGCTATTTAGATGAAAATGGTAAAGCTCAGTTTTTCACTATGGGTTGTTATGGTATGGGAGTGAGTCGTTTAGTAGCTGTTGCCATAGAAGCAAGCCATGATGAAAAAGGTTGTATTTGGAATAAAACTTTAGCTCCTTTTGTTTTAGATATTATCGTTTCTAATACAAAAGATGCAAAAGCTATGGAATTTGCTGAGCAAATTTACACTCATTTTAAAGATAAAGAAATTTTATTTGATGATAGAAATGAGCGTTTTGGTGTAAAGATTAATGATTTTGAATTAATGGGCTTTCCTTATGCTTTAGTTATAGGTAAGGGCCTAGAAAATGATGAAGTAGAGTTAATCCATAGAAATACCTTAGAAAAACAAGTTTTGAAAACCCAAGAAATAATTTCATATTTAGAGAAAATTCTATGA
- the hemC gene encoding hydroxymethylbilane synthase, translating into MQLIIATRKSQLALWQSEHIKEKLSQTHPELKISLEGFKTKGDVLLDSPLAKIGGKGLFTKELEESMLRGDSHLAVHSLKDVPSFFPDGLVLAAISKREVVNDAFLSEHYENLNALPKGAKVGTTSLRRRMQLLALRPDLHIVSLRGNINSRLEKLKAKEFDAIILALAGIKRLGLDKEIKHIRAFELDEMIPAASQGALGIESIDDKQILKYLECLNNENAFIETHIERDFIKTLEGGCQVPIGINAKIIDEKIEIRAIVGLPDASKILKEKRVIDKQNYSNAGELLAKEMIAKGAKEILKEAESMI; encoded by the coding sequence ATGCAATTAATCATCGCAACAAGAAAAAGTCAGCTTGCATTATGGCAAAGCGAACATATAAAAGAAAAATTATCACAAACACATCCTGAATTGAAAATTTCTTTAGAGGGTTTTAAAACTAAAGGTGATGTTTTACTTGATTCTCCTTTAGCTAAAATAGGCGGAAAAGGACTTTTTACAAAAGAACTTGAAGAAAGCATGTTAAGAGGTGATTCGCATTTAGCTGTGCATAGCTTAAAAGATGTGCCAAGCTTCTTTCCTGATGGCTTAGTTTTAGCTGCTATATCAAAAAGAGAAGTAGTAAATGATGCTTTTTTAAGCGAACATTATGAAAACTTAAATGCCCTTCCAAAAGGTGCAAAAGTAGGTACTACAAGTCTTAGAAGAAGAATGCAGCTTTTAGCATTAAGACCTGATTTACATATTGTTTCTTTAAGAGGAAATATTAACTCACGCTTAGAAAAACTTAAAGCTAAGGAATTTGATGCTATTATTTTAGCACTAGCTGGCATTAAACGCTTGGGTTTAGATAAAGAAATTAAACACATTAGAGCTTTTGAGCTTGATGAGATGATACCTGCAGCTTCACAAGGAGCTTTAGGCATAGAAAGTATTGATGATAAACAAATTTTAAAATACCTAGAATGCTTAAACAATGAAAATGCCTTTATAGAAACTCATATAGAAAGAGATTTTATAAAAACTTTAGAAGGGGGCTGTCAAGTTCCTATAGGCATTAATGCAAAAATCATTGATGAAAAAATAGAAATTCGCGCCATAGTAGGCTTACCTGATGCAAGTAAAATTTTAAAAGAAAAAAGAGTGATTGATAAGCAAAATTACTCAAATGCAGGCGAGCTTTTAGCTAAAGAAATGATAGCAAAGGGTGCAAAAGAAATTTTAAAAGAAGCAGAAAGTATGATATAA
- a CDS encoding FxsA family protein → MMVKTNLSAFLILELIASILFITFFGFLNFFMIVFASMFLGAMFLAKTWTNLITMQNTNTNLFGMIKLFSLTIVGILLLIPGILSTFLGILLLFFMMILKLFTKQKNKNYHQTNNEEEIIDVEIIQEHKKCN, encoded by the coding sequence ATGATGGTAAAAACAAATTTAAGTGCATTTTTGATTTTAGAATTAATCGCTAGTATTTTATTTATAACCTTTTTCGGCTTTTTAAATTTTTTTATGATAGTTTTTGCAAGTATGTTTTTAGGGGCAATGTTTTTAGCAAAAACTTGGACAAATCTTATCACTATGCAAAATACTAACACAAATTTATTTGGTATGATTAAATTATTTTCTTTAACTATAGTTGGAATTTTACTTTTAATACCAGGAATTTTAAGCACATTTTTAGGAATTTTACTTTTATTTTTTATGATGATATTGAAACTTTTTACAAAACAAAAAAATAAAAACTATCATCAAACAAATAATGAAGAAGAAATTATAGATGTAGAAATCATACAGGAGCATAAAAAATGCAATTAA